The window ATTACTGGGATTTCCCCTCGGTTCCTGAGCTGCCCACCTTCTCCGGCAATGGCCATACGGCCAAAGGCGGCGCCGCTGAGATCGAAGTGAGTATTGCCATTGGAACAATACCCACCTGGGCACTCGTCGGTGACGATTATAGTCACTGCTCGTCTAGAGCAAATGTTGTGGTCTAAACACTTCACTTTGTAACAAGCTCCACAACCCTCACCATTTCTGAACAAAATTGGACTCACAGCCCCAACTCTAGCCTTTAAAGGTTTCACATCCACTAAATTACCATACCCACATGCTCCACCTGTGACTTCACATTGTCAGATCCCTTAATTTCTAGCAGCAAAGAACTAATAAAAAGTGAAATTAGGGGTGGGTTTAAGTGATTTATGAAGTGGGTAAGTTAATTGAAACCCTTGTACACCCACATTTTTAAGCAAAAGTTGGAGATAgtatttaaaaagaaacagaGCAGACCCATAAATCTTACAGACCCTAACAAAGAAAATGTAGGGAAATGGAACCGGCGTACCGTCGCTACCGTCTCCCTCGGGGCTTCCGTACCAAGTGGCAGTGGCTGGAAGCCAATGTAGATCCGGCAGACGGTGTTGGAGCTGAGCCGCCGCCGTGGACCACTGGAGCAAAGCTGCAGCAGAGAACAAAGCTGTAATGAGCCGGAAACTACAGTGGTGAAGGAAGAGCAGCATTTGGGAGGGGGGAGGGGACGACAGCGGTTATCCCGCCGACAAAGTGAGGTTAGGGCGAGCAGGGAGATGGAGAAAAAACAGTTGAGTGAGACGATGGTTAAGTGCGTGAGCGACGGTTTTTGTTGGAGCTCTCTGGAAGGGGGCCGGCCgttaagtaaataaataaatgaataaaaagtaTAACAGGGGGGGTTATCAAAAGGACCACTGATATTTACTTTAATTACAAGATGGTCTTCGTTTGTGGGAGCCACGGTTGTTGAGGCGATAATCTCGCTTACTCCCCTTACGGGGCTGCCCCCTCTAACAAATTCGTATTTTCTACCCTTAATCACGCCGCATCCCCTAaccatttaattaattatatttatcatATAAAAATTATTGCTTTCTTCCTCTAATTTTTTACTTCACTTTCAAATTATCCCCTTCACACTACTTTTGCATGCATCACTCACAttctttctaaaatatttttctattttcaaaactttttatGATACCTTATATTCCTAAAATATCATCAAACTTTTATTAAAGCTTTAATGCCGATTGCTCTATTATTCATCTGAACTCAACttagatatcctcatttttcTATATACTACTCTTCTTTATTCTTCCATTTCTCTCCTTCCCTATTGTAACAACTATTATATACCAATTTTCTCCCCCACCAAGTCAACTCACGTAACACAATAAATAGCTAAATATTAAATATTGTGTTTTGTCTATTAATGCAaacaatattattataatttttaagtTCTAAAATTTTCTGGGAGGTTTTCAtcattctctctctttttctatacccaaattattataattgaaagccagttttatttttgtaattatcagTATTTCTTTTCTAGATGAAGCATAGTGGCATAATCAACCAGAATGATGGATGCATGAGTAAGAAATTATATTATTGTCCAAGAGGAGAAGTTTAAATTTGTATTCCTACGAATTATGTtcaactcaaaaaaaaaaaaaaaattaatgaaataaaaaggagtaaataataaattgaattttgttttcttagtAAACAATTGTACGGACATAATTGAACCTTCCATTTTTAGAGAGAAGTAGGTGGACTGTGGAAATATCAAATAAGTTAGAGCTCAACTTGacaaattattttcaaattgatTATAACCATATCAAATACACTACATGTCCTATCATTAAGTTTCTTTTTCATAaaagtttatttaaatattaattaaatttggtaattaaaagaagaaagatgctGATCATAACCCTTTTATAGAGGTATTTTTCGGTAACTCAAGTCtcgtttgataactattttagtcttggtttttagtttttaaaaattaagttcaCTTATCGATTTggttattttatattattatgaAATGTTTGTGAAAtctgaaaataaaaattacagaGTTTTAAAAACTTTTATTATATGTGTCTAGAAATGGGCTTcattatttgttatatatttgaaattaagtTTTGCATGTGTTATATTTGTCTTTTTAGAGAttcattatatatttgaaattaaataatgaagAGCCTCAACTtacattttgttatatattcGGAGATATAAGTAATGTTGGAGttaaatttaagaaagaaaaaaaaaaacgaaaaacaaaaaacaaagatagtttttttaaaacatgGTTGGAAAGAAATATATCATATTCCAATCCAAATAAGAAAACGAAAATTCCAACTAATAGCTGAAATTATTCCAAGGGAGAATAGAAAGAacacatttcttttctttcttctttttcatagaAATACTCTTGTTTGGGAAATTGTTCAAACATTGCGGCATATTCTACCCATCCTAATTCAtgcttttttttatatatttatattaattatccTAATTTAATTCATCGACCTCATAAATCTTCGTAATAAACCAAAAATATTTTATCAGTTGATTTATAAAATCAGAGagtttactatattttataaatattttagtcatttttaataattttttatttaagttCTTGCACATTCACAGGTGAGGAAGGGATAACGATATGAAaaattgttctttttcttttttcttttccaattgAAATCTCCGACGTCATCTagcaaaatataattaaaataagttaTCATTGATGTGTTAGATTGATGGGACGCAATATGCAAATGAATCTTAaagtt is drawn from Cucumis melo cultivar AY chromosome 11, USDA_Cmelo_AY_1.0, whole genome shotgun sequence and contains these coding sequences:
- the LOC103490518 gene encoding expansin-B3, which codes for MLLFLHHCSFRLITALFSAAALLQWSTAAAQLQHRLPDLHWLPATATWYGSPEGDGSDGGACGYGNLVDVKPLKARVGAVSPILFRNGEGCGACYKVKCLDHNICSRRAVTIIVTDECPGGYCSNGNTHFDLSGAAFGRMAIAGEGGQLRNRGEIPVIYRRTPCKYPGKNIAFHVNEGSTDYWLSLLVEFEDGDGDIGAMQIKEKNSGEWLDMNHLWGANWCVIGGPLKGPFSVRLTTLSTGRALSARDIIPRNWSPKATYTSRLNFFT